Genomic DNA from Candidozyma auris chromosome 1, complete sequence:
TTGCAAACTCAATATGTCAAATGAGGACAAAACCAACACATTCTGTGGCACACCAGAATACTTGGCAcctgagcttcttttgaacCAGGGCTACACTCGTAGTGTTGACTGGTGGACGCTTGGAACCTTATTATACGAAATGTTGACTGGCTTGCCTCCCTTttatgatgatgatgtgCCAACAATGTATAAGAAGATCttgcaaaatgagctcaaaTTTCCTAGCTTCCTAGAGGGCACTGAAGCCAAAGATTTACTCACGAAACTCTTACAAAAGGATCCGGCTAATCGGTTGGACGAtgctcaagaaatcaagaatCATCCCTTTTTCCAGGACATCGACTGGAACAAGTTGTTAGATAAGGCCTACCTACCTCCATTCAAACCACAGGTCGAGAGTTTGCTTGACACCTCGAATTTCGACCATACTTTCACCAACGAACGCCCACAGGATTCTGTTGTTGACGACTTCCTCAGCGAATCTGTACAAAAGCAGTTTGGCGGCTGGACTTACAACGGTGATACTGTATTTTAAAACCAAATTAGCATTATATAGTTATTGGAAAACAAATTCTAGCGGTTGGCTGCGTTATAGTAAGAAGCTCCGGAGCTCCCTGGAAATCCTCCCGAGGACTTCCCTTGCGCTTTATGACCGGGCTCCAAAGGAGCACCATGCTTGAAAGCTTCTCTAGGCATGGGATAATCGCCTTGTGCAATTCGCTGCTGGTCTCTGTTCTTGTACTGTTGATACTCTGGTCTAGTGTACTTTCCATCATCTGTAGCAATGTTTGCAGTCCTAGGCTTGATCACGTAGGCATTTGGCGGCATTGAGGATGATCCTTGCTGAAAGGCCTGAGGAGCCTGTGGTTCACCTCCCCATCCGGGAGCTTCCCATCTACCcccttgattttgtggcGGTGGAGGTGCTTGAAAGTAATGGCCCTGGCCATGCGGCTGTTGCTGTGTTGCCTGATTCTTCTCGTCAGGATAAAACTGCGTGCTAGAGCCCTTCTCTGGAGGATATTCATTAGGACCGTATTGATTGCTAGAGTATTGTGGAGTTTGTCCCTGCCCTGTGTGAATCTGTTGCAGCTGGTCGTAGGATGGAGGCGCATCACTTGGGAGACCTTGAGATCCTTGGTCAGAAGGAATAGGGGCGGAAGGTCTTGCTTCTtggtctttcttttcgtccTTATTAGAAGAAAATAGGCCCattgtgaagaaaaagctgTAAGTATTAATTTGTATGACGTCAGAAATGAAGTTGCTATTCGATACGGCTTATGGGTCACGTGCGAAGGGTATGAATTCTAGGATGGAGCCGGATTCTCGGGCCAACCAGGACATGTTCCAATCATGAAATGCCTTTATAAGGTAGGTAGCATAAACTTTGTCAGACATCACTATTTCGACGTAGTCAAAAGTTTTTCATTATCACGCAGTAACAATCATGGCATTTCCGACAACTATAAGGTTCATCGATAGCAAATTTTGCAAggacttgttcttgaaatGAGCTGGATGGTTGCCAAACTGCTGTCGTTCTCCTCAATTTCCCTTTAACTGTAATTTTTGCACTCAACTTAAAAGTGATAATACAAGGTGGTGCCCATTGTGAAAGATCGCGATGTACGGGTGCGTACCATACTCATAAAATTTTCGGTTCAATTGTTGACAGAATATTCACAAGTCatgctttcaagaaatgTCGGAGCAGTTATGAGGCTTTCCTGTCGTGGGAAGGCCACCCAAGTCAACCCAGAAACCCAAAGGGTTGTCAATCAGCTCTCGGTGTTGTCTGCATCTAAAAAGCAACCCAAAGTTCTTAAACTATGTCGGGAGGACCTTATTAAACATCAAACCATCACAAATGCCTGGAGATTATTCAAGCGCAAAAATTTCGAGAGAAGACAAGCACAGCTCGAAAAGCAGTATGAGAGCATAAAAACCGCCATGactgagctcaaggaagtTAGCCCAGAATTGTTTGAGGCAGCCAACAAGAAAGAACCAGTGAGGTTCCCAGTTGATTTGAGAATCCC
This window encodes:
- a CDS encoding mitochondrial 54S ribosomal protein mL40 — its product is MLSRNVGAVMRLSCRGKATQVNPETQRVVNQLSVLSASKKQPKVLKLCREDLIKHQTITNAWRLFKRKNFERRQAQLEKQYESIKTAMTELKEVSPELFEAANKKEPVRFPVDLRIPTDYPPNKPWQTYYTKPGSLEK